From Streptomyces cyaneogriseus subsp. noncyanogenus, the proteins below share one genomic window:
- a CDS encoding ABC transporter substrate-binding protein: protein MYDGTFRPPLFTPARKRHALRATAAVVSLSAALLTAGCGSSRDTAQTTATTASSAGGFPVTVDNCGVRTTYDEPPSRVVTIHQHPAELMLALGLRDRMVGTAFRDSAVLPELQKEYESIPALAKKEPSFETILEAEPDLVYGGYGSAFAENEGRSREAFADVGIDTHLNREYCGKKRVTMKDTYDEVRTIGRIFGVPGRADKLVSGLRARVDEATTAVRGEPRVPVFVYDSGDKTAFTAGGKSLGTELIRLAGGRNVFAGLDEVFGDVSWEQVVERKPEVIAIYDYAGAGSVEQKKNFLLSQPALADVPAVRNKRFVVLPLTATLVGVRSAYAVGDLARGIHPESFE, encoded by the coding sequence GTGTACGACGGCACGTTCCGTCCCCCGCTGTTCACCCCTGCCCGCAAGCGCCACGCCCTGCGTGCGACGGCCGCGGTGGTCTCCCTGTCGGCGGCCCTGCTGACCGCCGGCTGCGGATCGTCGCGGGACACCGCCCAGACCACCGCGACCACGGCCTCGTCGGCCGGCGGCTTCCCCGTCACCGTGGACAACTGCGGCGTGCGGACGACGTATGACGAGCCGCCCTCCCGTGTCGTCACCATCCACCAGCACCCGGCGGAACTCATGCTCGCCCTCGGACTGAGGGACCGCATGGTCGGCACCGCCTTCCGCGATTCCGCCGTCCTGCCCGAACTGCAGAAGGAGTACGAGTCGATTCCGGCACTGGCGAAGAAGGAACCGTCCTTCGAGACGATCCTGGAGGCCGAGCCGGACCTCGTCTACGGGGGCTACGGCAGTGCCTTCGCCGAGAACGAGGGCCGCTCCCGCGAGGCGTTCGCCGACGTAGGCATCGACACCCACCTCAACCGCGAGTACTGCGGCAAGAAGCGGGTCACGATGAAGGACACCTACGACGAAGTCCGCACCATCGGCCGGATCTTCGGCGTGCCCGGCCGAGCGGACAAGCTGGTCTCCGGCCTCCGGGCGCGGGTCGACGAGGCCACCACCGCCGTCAGGGGCGAACCCCGGGTGCCCGTCTTCGTCTACGACAGCGGCGACAAGACCGCCTTCACCGCGGGCGGCAAGAGCCTCGGCACCGAACTGATCCGGCTGGCCGGTGGCAGGAACGTCTTCGCCGGCCTCGACGAGGTCTTCGGCGACGTCTCCTGGGAGCAGGTCGTCGAACGCAAGCCGGAGGTCATCGCGATCTACGACTACGCCGGCGCCGGGAGCGTCGAACAGAAGAAGAATTTCCTGCTCTCCCAGCCGGCACTCGCCGACGTGCCCGCGGTCAGGAACAAGCGGTTCGTCG